From Spirosoma aerolatum, one genomic window encodes:
- a CDS encoding Ig-like domain-containing protein, whose amino-acid sequence MKGRIFYSYLLALLGLAGLVNRVSAQTITSVALSNPSVCPGLDLTVTFVTSNTFATGNTFTISLSDVTGNAYPTSLTTISSRTGTSVKVTIPASSPTSTNYKIRVLSSTGTPVQSKESSAFTVNSANKPTVSSTQNGCAGTPTPLTATLTTGGVSLAWYNQSKQAISAPSPTASGTYYVSQLNGNTCTSDLVQVDYVANPVPAAPTATPSLSYCQGISAPALTASGSNLKWYGTASTGGSSTNTATIPSTSNPGPITYYVSQTVNGCESARTAITVTTKSSPDAPATTIPSQYCQNQTASKLEATASTGASLNWYGTNASGGTASSVAPIPGTGSAGTTNYYVSQTLNGCESSRASISVTTKPTPGAPSVSSPLLACQNRTGYSLSASASAGGSLNWYGTSASGGTATSDAPALATSTTGSTTYYVSQSVNNCEGPRASITFTVNAVPAAPTIFPPGAYCEGTTAAALSATGTSLKWYGTNASGGTSSSNPTVPSTDASAIGTKTYYVTQTVNSCESERIGIPVQVKDTPDAPGTSNIDFCQGTNAPTLTATLVNTATPNWYGTSSNGGTASPNAPTLSNSSPGITVYYVSQTLNGCEGPRASLSVRVKSTPGAPGVNSVSYCNKSQAQPLSAAGSNLKWYDASDNSLGGNAPKPGTDVVGTQTYKVSQTSNENCEGPKATITVTIKPLPGAPSVSDITYCQAQQDQPAQNVQDLSSRASGQNLRWYNPDGNQYSSAPTPSIDKGGTQNYDVSQTVDGCESSRARINVLIVSPPPPTAKALVSYCLNDQPAPLEATGEAGSKLKWVDPYGRVFDVAVPFTFTPSTDPKGDAFYVYQIASYGCYSARTTVRVLVSAPPTLALTAPTTTVNLGQRAPLNLKFTSVGPFSYTLTGGYTGTSRSTDTTISVLPRGNTIYQIVTVSNTCGLGLPGNPSTAQINVRVPTVSTSSFASSTVCSGTPITVPFTTNGQFNSGNAFRLEVVSAADTSKKYAIPNTSTGSPITGTLPTNLPGGQYFVRVNADNPEIGITGSNSPTQLTVRSLASATLTGTQNIYEGSPANLTLTFGGDGPWTATYADSLKNYSLTTSTNPLLVEVRPTRNTTYQLTKVTNFCGSGPVSGTATITILPLLGVEDNPLDPLVKTYPVPTETRLTVELDLPLTQNPAILSLIDANGQPILQQTTRAKVNELNLSSQPNGLYFLRIQVGDRQTVRKVLKQ is encoded by the coding sequence ATGAAGGGCCGTATCTTTTACTCCTATCTCCTAGCCTTGCTGGGCCTTGCTGGCCTGGTCAATCGAGTCTCTGCGCAGACAATCACAAGCGTTGCGTTATCAAATCCTAGCGTATGCCCCGGTCTAGATCTTACAGTCACATTTGTAACCAGTAATACATTTGCGACCGGGAATACATTCACCATTTCATTATCCGACGTAACAGGAAATGCCTATCCTACTTCCCTAACGACGATTTCAAGCCGAACAGGGACATCGGTTAAAGTCACCATACCAGCTTCGTCTCCAACCAGTACCAATTATAAAATCCGGGTTCTTTCAAGTACGGGCACGCCCGTTCAATCGAAGGAAAGTAGTGCCTTTACGGTTAATTCAGCGAATAAACCTACCGTTTCTTCAACCCAAAATGGTTGTGCCGGGACACCAACACCCTTAACGGCAACACTTACCACAGGTGGTGTCAGCCTTGCCTGGTACAATCAGAGTAAACAGGCCATTTCAGCTCCTTCGCCTACGGCCAGTGGAACATATTATGTCAGTCAACTAAATGGGAATACCTGTACCAGCGATCTTGTACAGGTTGACTATGTTGCCAATCCTGTTCCAGCAGCCCCAACCGCAACGCCTTCGCTATCGTATTGCCAAGGGATAAGTGCTCCGGCTTTAACAGCTTCTGGCTCAAACCTTAAATGGTATGGGACAGCGTCTACAGGTGGCAGTAGCACAAATACCGCAACCATTCCATCAACATCTAATCCAGGTCCTATAACCTATTATGTGAGCCAAACGGTTAATGGCTGCGAAAGTGCAAGAACAGCTATTACAGTTACGACAAAATCATCACCAGATGCGCCCGCAACTACCATTCCTTCTCAGTACTGCCAAAACCAGACAGCTTCTAAATTAGAAGCTACTGCATCAACAGGGGCGTCGTTAAATTGGTACGGCACGAATGCATCAGGAGGAACAGCTTCGTCTGTAGCCCCTATACCGGGTACTGGATCGGCTGGAACGACAAATTATTATGTGAGTCAGACACTGAATGGCTGTGAAAGCTCAAGAGCCAGTATTTCGGTTACTACGAAGCCAACTCCTGGGGCTCCAAGTGTATCCAGTCCACTTCTTGCCTGTCAGAATCGCACAGGCTATAGCTTATCAGCCTCCGCATCGGCAGGGGGCTCATTAAACTGGTATGGCACTTCGGCTTCGGGCGGTACAGCCACGAGTGATGCTCCCGCTTTGGCTACCTCTACTACAGGCTCAACAACGTATTACGTGAGCCAGTCGGTCAATAACTGCGAAGGGCCCCGTGCCTCGATTACGTTCACAGTCAACGCGGTACCTGCTGCTCCAACGATCTTTCCGCCGGGAGCGTATTGCGAAGGTACTACAGCGGCTGCGTTGTCGGCTACCGGAACAAGTCTGAAATGGTATGGAACGAATGCGTCGGGAGGAACTTCTTCATCAAATCCGACTGTACCCAGCACCGACGCCAGTGCCATCGGGACAAAAACCTATTATGTAACCCAGACCGTAAACAGTTGCGAAAGCGAACGGATCGGGATTCCGGTTCAGGTAAAAGATACGCCTGATGCACCGGGAACATCAAATATTGACTTTTGTCAGGGTACCAATGCCCCAACACTAACAGCCACTTTAGTGAATACGGCTACCCCAAATTGGTACGGTACGTCGTCTAACGGCGGTACTGCTTCTCCAAACGCTCCTACCCTTTCAAATTCCAGCCCAGGTATTACGGTATATTACGTCAGCCAAACGCTAAATGGCTGCGAGGGGCCTCGCGCCAGCCTGTCGGTGCGTGTAAAAAGCACACCGGGAGCTCCGGGAGTAAACTCAGTTAGCTATTGCAACAAGAGTCAGGCACAACCGTTGAGCGCTGCGGGATCAAACCTGAAATGGTACGACGCTTCCGACAATTCGTTAGGCGGAAACGCACCAAAGCCTGGCACAGATGTAGTAGGTACACAAACCTATAAAGTGTCACAAACATCCAATGAGAATTGTGAAGGCCCCAAAGCGACCATTACAGTCACGATTAAACCTCTTCCGGGCGCTCCATCCGTATCAGATATCACCTACTGTCAGGCACAGCAAGACCAGCCCGCGCAAAATGTACAGGATTTAAGCTCACGAGCCAGTGGACAAAACCTGCGCTGGTATAACCCCGACGGGAATCAATATTCGAGTGCACCAACCCCATCTATCGACAAGGGGGGTACGCAAAACTATGATGTCAGCCAAACTGTTGACGGCTGCGAAAGCAGTAGAGCAAGAATCAACGTATTGATTGTGAGCCCACCACCGCCTACAGCCAAAGCCCTGGTGAGCTACTGCCTTAATGACCAACCTGCTCCGCTCGAAGCAACCGGCGAAGCTGGCAGTAAGTTGAAATGGGTTGATCCCTACGGACGCGTATTCGATGTGGCCGTCCCCTTTACGTTTACGCCAAGCACAGACCCAAAAGGCGATGCCTTCTACGTTTATCAGATTGCATCGTATGGTTGCTATAGCGCGCGTACCACGGTTCGCGTGCTGGTTAGCGCTCCACCCACACTTGCACTGACGGCCCCAACCACCACCGTCAATTTAGGTCAAAGGGCTCCCTTAAATCTGAAGTTTACGAGTGTTGGGCCATTTAGCTATACGCTTACAGGTGGGTATACAGGCACTTCGCGCTCCACCGACACCACGATTTCGGTACTCCCGCGTGGCAATACAATTTATCAGATCGTAACCGTATCGAATACCTGCGGGCTTGGGTTGCCCGGCAATCCGTCTACTGCCCAGATCAATGTACGGGTACCAACGGTTTCGACCAGTTCGTTTGCATCGTCGACGGTTTGCTCGGGTACTCCGATTACCGTACCGTTTACAACTAATGGTCAATTTAACTCGGGCAATGCATTCCGTCTGGAAGTGGTCAGTGCTGCCGATACAAGTAAAAAATATGCCATACCGAACACATCAACCGGTTCGCCTATTACAGGTACGCTACCAACCAACTTACCCGGTGGTCAATATTTTGTTCGCGTCAATGCCGACAATCCGGAGATTGGTATTACGGGTAGCAATAGCCCTACTCAACTTACCGTACGATCGCTGGCCAGTGCTACGCTGACTGGCACACAAAACATCTACGAAGGCTCACCCGCCAATCTGACATTGACATTCGGCGGAGATGGGCCCTGGACAGCCACCTATGCCGATAGCCTTAAAAACTATTCACTTACGACCAGTACAAATCCATTACTCGTTGAAGTACGGCCGACCCGAAACACAACGTATCAGTTAACTAAAGTGACTAACTTCTGCGGGAGCGGACCCGTTTCTGGCACCGCAACCATAACGATACTCCCCTTACTGGGTGTAGAAGATAACCCGCTCGATCCGCTGGTCAAAACTTATCCTGTACCGACCGAAACCCGATTGACGGTAGAACTCGACTTACCGCTGACGCAGAACCCGGCTATTTTATCGCTCATCGATGCCAATGGCCAACCCATCTTACAACAAACAACGCGAGCGAAGGTGAATGAGCTTAACTTAAGTTCACAGCCAAATGGGTTGTACTTCCTCCGCATACAGGTTGGTGATCGACAAACTGTCCGAAAAGTTCTGAAACAGTAA
- a CDS encoding nucleoside deaminase: MPDEYFMEIALGLAEEAAESGEIPVGAVVVCRNRIIAKSRNQTEQLNDVTAHAELMAITAAEHYLGSKYLTDCTLYVTLEPCVMCAGALFWAQLSRLVIGASDPKRGYSRIHPSLLHPKTRLETGILAEESQALLAKFFNRLRT; this comes from the coding sequence ATGCCCGACGAGTATTTCATGGAAATTGCGCTGGGGCTGGCGGAAGAAGCGGCCGAATCGGGAGAAATTCCGGTTGGAGCAGTAGTGGTTTGTCGAAATCGAATTATTGCCAAATCACGCAATCAAACCGAGCAGTTGAATGATGTAACGGCTCATGCTGAGCTAATGGCCATTACAGCTGCCGAGCATTATTTAGGCAGCAAATACCTGACCGACTGCACATTATACGTTACCCTGGAACCCTGCGTAATGTGCGCAGGCGCTTTATTCTGGGCGCAGCTTAGCCGGCTTGTTATTGGTGCCAGTGATCCTAAACGAGGCTACAGCCGTATCCACCCCTCTCTTTTGCACCCCAAAACCCGGCTCGAAACAGGCATACTTGCCGAAGAAAGTCAGGCCTTACTGGCAAAGTTTTTTAATCGTCTAAGAACATAA
- a CDS encoding superoxide dismutase, whose protein sequence is MAFVLDPLPYPSDSLEPNIDKQTMEIHHGKHHNAYVTNLNNAIAGTDLENKSIEDLLASVSKAPIAVRNNGGGHYNHTMFWNTISGNGGGQPKGALADAINEKFGSFDAFKDEFTKAATTRFGSGWAWLIVTPEGSLAVTSTPNQDNPLMDIAEVKGFPIIGLDVWEHAYYLKYQNRRPDYIAAYFNVIDWDAAEKRFQQGKQA, encoded by the coding sequence ATGGCATTTGTATTAGACCCGCTTCCCTACCCAAGTGATTCGCTCGAACCCAATATCGACAAGCAAACCATGGAAATTCATCACGGCAAGCACCATAATGCGTACGTGACGAATCTGAATAATGCTATTGCTGGTACCGATCTGGAGAATAAATCCATCGAAGATCTGCTGGCTTCTGTTAGCAAAGCGCCAATTGCTGTTCGTAATAATGGTGGTGGTCATTACAACCACACCATGTTCTGGAATACAATTTCTGGTAATGGTGGTGGCCAGCCTAAAGGTGCATTAGCCGATGCAATCAATGAGAAGTTTGGTTCGTTCGATGCTTTTAAAGATGAATTTACCAAAGCGGCTACAACTCGATTTGGTTCAGGCTGGGCCTGGTTGATTGTTACCCCCGAAGGAAGTCTGGCTGTTACCTCAACGCCAAATCAGGATAACCCACTTATGGACATCGCTGAAGTGAAAGGTTTCCCCATAATCGGTCTCGACGTTTGGGAACACGCGTACTACCTCAAATACCAAAACCGCCGACCCGACTATATTGCTGCTTACTTTAACGTTATTGACTGGGATGCGGCCGAAAAGCGTTTCCAGCAAGGTAAGCAAGCTTAA
- a CDS encoding Crp/Fnr family transcriptional regulator, which translates to MEELIAYLLQFGHFNAQQRALILTKAKHRRIAKGAYFAEAGKISTHIGYVTDGIFRACYYDTQGDSFTRYFVYENRFVVDVTSFRDEIPSTEYIEAITDCQLLVFSKEDFTQLSALIPGWHDMFVKITSYVLENKLKVTSNMLVQDAQKRYLTFLDHYPGLANRVPLNMLASYLGITPSSLSRIRKNIQ; encoded by the coding sequence ATGGAAGAACTCATCGCCTATTTGCTTCAGTTTGGGCACTTTAACGCGCAACAGCGGGCGTTAATTCTGACAAAGGCTAAACACAGGCGTATTGCTAAAGGGGCTTACTTTGCCGAAGCTGGCAAAATCTCTACTCACATTGGCTACGTAACCGACGGGATTTTTAGGGCCTGTTATTATGATACACAAGGCGACAGTTTCACACGATACTTTGTGTATGAAAACCGGTTTGTTGTCGACGTGACTAGTTTTCGGGATGAAATTCCGTCCACCGAGTACATTGAAGCCATTACGGATTGCCAGCTTCTGGTGTTTTCTAAAGAAGACTTTACCCAGCTTTCCGCCCTCATTCCTGGCTGGCACGATATGTTCGTTAAGATAACATCCTATGTACTGGAAAATAAGTTGAAGGTTACCAGCAACATGCTGGTGCAGGATGCCCAAAAAAGATACCTGACTTTTCTTGACCATTACCCAGGGCTGGCCAATCGGGTTCCGCTCAATATGCTGGCTTCCTATTTAGGCATTACGCCTTCCTCGCTTAGCCGTATCCGAAAAAATATCCAGTAA
- a CDS encoding HD domain-containing protein: MEATNLLRQIEFIKEVDKLKYILRKTKLLNSERNENDAEHSWHLALMAIVLAEHANFPIDLLKVIKMLLIHDLVEIDAGDTFIYDTQKNHDNTAEEREAAKRIFGLLPAGQASELIAIWEEFEERQTNEAKFARAMDRLEPLLQNTSNQGGTWAEFGVRYDQVYAKKNVIEQGSTQIWQYAEQLINDSVEKGILKK, translated from the coding sequence ATGGAAGCGACGAATCTTTTGAGGCAGATTGAGTTCATAAAGGAAGTGGATAAGCTTAAGTACATCCTTCGCAAAACAAAGCTATTGAACAGTGAGCGGAATGAGAACGACGCCGAGCACAGTTGGCATCTGGCCTTAATGGCCATCGTTTTGGCCGAGCACGCTAATTTTCCGATTGATCTGCTCAAGGTTATCAAGATGTTGCTGATTCATGATCTTGTCGAAATAGACGCTGGAGATACGTTTATTTATGACACCCAAAAAAACCATGATAATACGGCTGAAGAGCGGGAGGCCGCTAAGCGAATCTTTGGCTTATTGCCTGCTGGGCAGGCTTCTGAATTGATCGCCATTTGGGAAGAGTTTGAAGAACGCCAAACAAACGAAGCCAAGTTTGCCCGAGCCATGGACCGACTCGAACCCCTATTGCAGAATACCTCGAATCAAGGTGGTACCTGGGCTGAATTTGGTGTACGTTATGATCAGGTGTATGCCAAGAAGAATGTAATCGAACAGGGGTCTACGCAAATCTGGCAATACGCCGAGCAACTAATCAATGACAGCGTTGAAAAAGGAATCCTAAAAAAGTAA
- a CDS encoding Gfo/Idh/MocA family protein, whose amino-acid sequence MKYVLATVLSLLLMTSNAQSPLRLAIAGLSHGHVGWVFNRPDKKDVELVGIYETDQALVDRFVNRYKLDRKLFFTDLGQMLDQTKPDAVSAFGAISDHITIVRACAPRKIHVMVEKPLATTFADAKEIQQLALKNNSKVLTNFETSWYASNQYIHELYQAGKLGEIKKVMINDGHEGPKEIGVSKEFFAILTDPAKNGAGALVDFGCYGANLMTWLMNGQKPLTVTAVTHQNKPDIYPRVDDEATIVLQYPSAQCIIQGSWNWTFARKDMEVYGTKGYAVAVDATTIRERLQAKEPEERKKIAPRPAPFTDPFSVLADVVQGRLKLEPNDLYELPVNVTAVEILEAAKQSAKSGKTVSLK is encoded by the coding sequence ATGAAGTATGTATTAGCCACGGTGTTAAGTCTGCTGCTCATGACCAGCAACGCCCAATCTCCCCTCCGACTTGCCATTGCGGGTCTAAGCCATGGCCACGTAGGCTGGGTATTTAACCGTCCCGATAAGAAAGACGTAGAACTCGTTGGAATTTACGAAACAGATCAGGCATTGGTCGATCGATTTGTCAACCGCTACAAGTTGGATAGAAAGTTGTTTTTTACGGATCTGGGTCAGATGCTCGATCAAACCAAGCCGGATGCGGTTTCGGCCTTTGGCGCAATCAGCGATCACATTACTATTGTCCGCGCCTGTGCCCCCCGAAAAATCCATGTGATGGTCGAAAAACCGCTTGCTACGACATTTGCTGATGCGAAGGAAATTCAACAGCTTGCTTTGAAAAACAATAGTAAAGTATTAACCAATTTCGAAACCTCCTGGTATGCCAGTAACCAGTATATCCATGAACTCTACCAGGCCGGGAAGTTGGGCGAGATCAAGAAGGTGATGATCAACGATGGGCATGAGGGGCCTAAAGAAATTGGTGTCAGTAAGGAGTTTTTTGCGATTTTGACCGATCCGGCTAAAAATGGTGCTGGTGCTCTGGTCGACTTTGGCTGTTATGGTGCCAATCTGATGACCTGGCTTATGAACGGCCAAAAACCGCTAACCGTAACCGCCGTTACCCATCAGAACAAGCCTGATATTTATCCTCGAGTTGACGACGAAGCTACCATTGTTCTGCAATACCCATCGGCCCAGTGTATTATTCAGGGCTCCTGGAACTGGACATTTGCCCGGAAAGACATGGAAGTATATGGTACCAAGGGCTATGCGGTTGCTGTTGATGCTACTACCATTCGAGAACGGCTACAGGCCAAAGAGCCCGAAGAACGAAAGAAAATCGCTCCTCGCCCTGCTCCCTTCACTGATCCGTTTTCGGTACTGGCCGATGTGGTGCAGGGCCGCCTGAAATTAGAGCCAAACGACTTATACGAGCTACCCGTTAATGTGACGGCCGTTGAGATACTGGAAGCCGCAAAACAGTCGGCTAAGTCAGGGAAAACCGTTTCGTTAAAGTAG
- a CDS encoding amidohydrolase family protein, translated as MNRRDFLALTAGASTTVGLSSLGWGNDTSIPIIDTHIHLFDTKRPEGVPWPTPKDDALYQPALPDRYRKIAKPLGVVGTIVIEASPWVDDNQWVLDRAAQDTIIVGTVGNLEPGKPDFRRQLDRFQRNPLFRGIRYGNLWGRDLASQLVNPGFVADLQVLAQAGLVLDTANPTPALLAAIVRLTEQVPTLRVIIDHLPQMAVPTEAAARKSTEAYLQALSQRPQVYVKISEVLRRVDGTVPQEVSYYRERLDELFGLFGEDRLLYGSDWPNSDQWLPFDAGLRLVQTYFMSKGRRVAEKYFWKNSVKAYQWIRRDPSQPT; from the coding sequence ATGAATCGCAGGGATTTTCTTGCCTTAACGGCCGGGGCTTCCACAACCGTTGGGCTTAGCTCCTTAGGCTGGGGAAATGATACGTCCATCCCTATTATCGACACCCATATTCATTTGTTCGATACGAAGCGCCCGGAAGGTGTGCCCTGGCCAACGCCCAAAGACGACGCACTATATCAGCCAGCCCTGCCCGATCGCTACCGGAAGATCGCCAAACCACTGGGCGTTGTAGGGACGATTGTTATAGAAGCCAGCCCCTGGGTTGACGACAACCAGTGGGTGCTTGACCGGGCCGCTCAGGATACGATCATCGTTGGAACAGTAGGCAATCTTGAACCGGGGAAACCAGATTTTCGTCGACAGCTCGACAGGTTCCAGCGAAATCCGCTATTTCGTGGCATCCGGTACGGAAATCTATGGGGTCGGGATTTAGCGAGCCAACTGGTAAACCCCGGCTTTGTGGCCGATCTGCAAGTGCTGGCGCAGGCTGGTCTGGTCCTGGATACCGCCAACCCGACCCCGGCTTTACTGGCTGCGATCGTTCGGTTGACGGAGCAAGTGCCGACCCTGCGGGTCATCATCGACCATCTGCCCCAAATGGCCGTTCCAACAGAAGCCGCAGCCCGGAAAAGCACCGAAGCTTATTTGCAGGCATTGAGCCAGCGCCCTCAGGTGTATGTGAAAATTTCGGAAGTACTACGCCGGGTAGACGGTACGGTTCCTCAGGAAGTAAGCTACTACCGTGAGCGATTGGATGAGTTGTTTGGACTTTTTGGCGAAGATCGATTGCTCTATGGCAGTGATTGGCCCAACAGCGATCAGTGGTTGCCTTTCGATGCTGGATTACGATTAGTCCAAACGTATTTTATGAGCAAAGGCCGACGCGTGGCCGAAAAATACTTCTGGAAAAATTCGGTGAAAGCGTATCAGTGGATCAGACGCGATCCCTCGCAACCGACCTGA
- a CDS encoding FHA domain-containing protein yields the protein MGVVNTYTPSHMADQPNWLHKLGNLLVPSSQNQSNASVTITNKRILDELVNSFQDSIGRESVGSSMLFNAHFLIILHPDTYEERQNAFPVIVDEAVKAFKGLIESQKGQYERVAPVASSWFFKFGGGREFNGETVSPTDVYVVGALTGILPGNQQRQSPDKLHVTRRVKQTNRYEKVDVDLNTFQHIDFREPGAFVVKFKFEPTPSVSERAPMPGSATRNAPNLPRSLAAGLAEITYYIAELNKEDAYLMRDREIVIARKEPENQHFPNYLLLESAYVSNPHARIQYDDATQAFHIASFSRNETRVNEQLIPRSEPASPQWYILPDKAQILLNSMVTLNFQRTT from the coding sequence ATGGGTGTAGTAAACACCTATACACCTTCACACATGGCCGATCAGCCCAACTGGCTTCATAAATTAGGGAATCTTCTCGTACCCTCCAGCCAGAACCAAAGCAACGCCAGCGTCACGATAACGAACAAACGAATCCTGGACGAGCTGGTCAATTCATTCCAGGACTCTATAGGTCGGGAGTCGGTTGGCTCAAGCATGCTGTTCAATGCCCACTTTCTCATCATCCTGCATCCCGACACGTACGAAGAACGACAAAATGCCTTTCCGGTTATTGTCGATGAAGCGGTGAAGGCTTTCAAGGGGCTTATTGAATCACAGAAAGGACAGTATGAACGCGTGGCTCCCGTAGCCTCTAGCTGGTTTTTTAAATTTGGAGGTGGTCGGGAGTTCAATGGCGAAACCGTCTCGCCTACGGATGTGTATGTGGTAGGGGCGCTTACGGGTATTTTGCCCGGTAATCAGCAGCGGCAATCACCGGATAAGCTACATGTCACTCGCCGGGTCAAACAAACCAATCGCTACGAAAAAGTGGATGTGGACCTAAACACGTTTCAGCATATCGACTTTCGTGAACCGGGGGCGTTTGTCGTTAAGTTCAAATTTGAGCCAACACCCTCCGTCAGCGAACGAGCGCCCATGCCGGGATCGGCGACCCGAAATGCACCAAACTTACCACGTAGCCTCGCTGCCGGACTGGCCGAGATCACGTATTACATAGCTGAACTAAACAAGGAAGATGCGTACCTGATGCGCGACCGGGAGATTGTAATCGCTCGGAAAGAACCCGAAAATCAGCATTTCCCGAACTATCTGCTCCTCGAATCCGCCTACGTGTCGAACCCCCACGCCCGTATTCAGTACGACGATGCAACCCAAGCCTTTCACATTGCGTCGTTCAGTCGGAATGAAACCCGCGTAAATGAACAGCTTATTCCCCGCAGTGAACCCGCTAGCCCACAATGGTATATCCTGCCCGATAAAGCTCAGATTCTGCTGAACAGCATGGTCACGCTAAACTTCCAACGGACTACCTAA
- a CDS encoding PP2C family protein-serine/threonine phosphatase — MNSLVFTGRTDVGRRRTDNQDAFLCSTIWAETSALLAVIDGVGGYAGGDRAAAIARESIEQYMAAPNGNPLSMLREAVVFANNQIFKERQQELRLANMCCVLTTAVADSQSGKLAFVHVGDTRLYRYRQGILEKLTYDHSLVGVREDAQELTEAEAMQHPRRNEILRDVGSAMHRVDDPDFLESGETDFLPGDQVLLCSDGLTDLITQAQIKAVLEQKRSLDEQTAELVRLANQQGGTDNITVVLAKNNRISDEPASGKDTNKATQVPTSKQPDEVVLPVAAKPLSVSPKPARKRSIGFLVLVGLFVSGLIAAIVWYQYQPSGQSDTIADDSLATTRRQPYDSLMVIKPDVRLDSLLQMVYRSKEHRLVLPADTFRLSKPLSITDSLQSILGGNRPTVLLPADSTQAQVALQISRSGTVQLENILIRGFKTGIEITQGTRLQLSNVSFQNVELPVRAAIRQETFRKAVITLSVQNQPDSTKTRHQ; from the coding sequence ATGAATTCACTCGTATTTACCGGCAGAACCGATGTAGGCCGACGCCGAACCGATAATCAGGATGCCTTTCTTTGCTCAACGATCTGGGCAGAAACCAGTGCTTTATTGGCGGTTATCGATGGGGTTGGCGGGTATGCCGGGGGCGACCGGGCTGCGGCTATTGCCAGGGAGTCGATTGAACAGTACATGGCTGCGCCCAACGGAAATCCGTTGTCGATGCTACGAGAAGCGGTTGTCTTTGCCAATAATCAGATTTTTAAGGAGCGACAGCAGGAGCTTCGGCTGGCAAATATGTGTTGCGTGCTGACCACGGCCGTAGCCGACAGCCAGTCGGGTAAATTGGCCTTCGTTCACGTGGGCGATACACGCTTGTATCGGTATCGTCAGGGTATTCTCGAAAAACTTACCTACGATCACTCACTGGTTGGCGTTCGGGAAGATGCCCAGGAACTGACCGAAGCCGAAGCCATGCAACACCCGCGCCGGAACGAAATTTTACGCGATGTTGGCTCCGCCATGCACCGGGTCGATGACCCTGATTTTCTGGAGTCGGGCGAAACGGATTTTCTACCGGGCGATCAGGTGCTGCTCTGTAGCGACGGTCTTACCGACCTGATCACGCAGGCCCAGATTAAGGCTGTTCTGGAGCAAAAGCGGTCTCTGGATGAACAAACAGCCGAATTGGTTCGATTAGCCAATCAGCAGGGAGGGACCGACAACATTACTGTCGTTCTGGCTAAGAATAACAGGATAAGCGATGAACCTGCTTCGGGTAAGGATACCAACAAGGCTACTCAGGTGCCAACGTCGAAACAGCCTGACGAGGTTGTTCTGCCTGTTGCAGCTAAGCCACTGTCTGTGAGTCCGAAGCCAGCCCGGAAGCGCTCAATAGGTTTCTTAGTCCTGGTTGGCCTGTTCGTGAGTGGTCTGATTGCTGCCATCGTCTGGTATCAGTATCAGCCATCCGGTCAGTCTGATACAATAGCGGACGATTCTCTGGCAACTACCCGTCGTCAACCGTATGATTCACTGATGGTTATAAAACCAGATGTTCGATTGGATTCATTATTACAAATGGTCTATCGTAGTAAAGAGCATCGGCTGGTTTTGCCGGCTGATACGTTCCGGCTTAGCAAACCACTGTCGATAACGGATTCGTTACAAAGTATACTGGGCGGCAATCGCCCAACAGTTCTGCTCCCTGCTGATTCTACCCAGGCTCAGGTAGCCTTACAGATTTCCCGATCTGGAACGGTTCAGTTGGAAAATATCCTTATCCGCGGGTTTAAAACCGGGATAGAAATAACCCAGGGCACCCGGTTGCAGTTGTCCAATGTATCCTTTCAAAACGTTGAACTGCCTGTTCGGGCGGCTATACGGCAGGAGACTTTTCGCAAGGCCGTCATCACGTTGTCGGTACAAAATCAGCCTGATTCAACTAAAACACGACACCAGTAA